In Candidatus Cybelea sp., one genomic interval encodes:
- a CDS encoding DNA polymerase III subunit alpha: protein MNRFVHLHVHSEYSLLDGACRIDRLCRRAAEEGATAVALTDHGVMYGAMEFYYTAREMGLTPILGCEAYLAPRGRLDRSAREEAHVTLLAADLVGYRNLVALVSKGFLEGYYYKPRIDLDLLAQHNDGLIVLSGCMSGLVAAPMLRGDEATARQNAKTYREIFGDRFYIEVMRHGMPEQDAINEGLVRLARELEIPIVATNDSHYLEQKDAAAHDVLLCIGTGKTVSDTNRMRFYSDQFYLKSGAEMYELWSDYPEACENTARIADRVDIRIPEKIFHLPQYPVPGEADDAARSDAEYLRELCELGLCERYGDDRVSSDPSLRTRLDYELDVITKMGFSSYFLIVWDFIKYARDCGIPVGPGRGSAVGSLVAYCLKITDLDPLRFNLLFERFLNPERISMPDIDTDFCVERRDEVIAYVTEKYGKDRVAQIVTFGTMAARAAVRDAGRALAVPLPDVDRIAKLIPAGPGGLTISKAIEQIPELRSIYAMQPQIRKLLDTAKEIEGLARNAGTHAAGVVISAGPLTEYTPLVRFGDGGVNTQYDMNWIERIGLLKMDFLGLRNLTVMENAVREIRRTIDAEFDLATIPLDDAKTFEMLGRGETMGVFQLESEGMKRVCAELQPSRFEDIVALVALYRPGPMDWIPQYIANKHGRSKPHYLHPKLEPILAETYGTAVYQEQAMQLAREIAGFTMSEADELRKVIGKKQKEKIPLYQEKFVTGAMRTSGIDRALAEKIFHFVEPFAGYGFNKSHAAAYAWIALQTAYLKANHPLQYLAALMTSVKDKTDKLVEYIDEAKKIGIEVLPPDVNESLVDFAVVGASIRFGLAAIKGVGEAAVRAIIEARDRDGRFGDLFDLASRVDARHVNRRVLEALIKCGALDSTSGNRAQKLAALDTALELAARTTRDAELGQASLFGSGAADGPVLAPKLPSVVAPTTREMLTWERETLGIFVSGHPLAEIEPALRRGGAVPMKELPDLQDDAPVTIAGAVTSVRRTLTKSGQQLLLAQLADTTGFCDVVLFSKMYASYAQLFEDDAVLIVKGRLRFRERPGGAPGDEPRVELSVAANEVSNFVPPPVALVRPGSRGWHVDVTDREQIDRLALLIDEWPGEVPVVLHVAGRSQRVARAIAGDARVRGELERIFAPHGVREGTLDAYG, encoded by the coding sequence TTGAACCGGTTCGTCCACCTTCACGTCCATTCGGAATACTCGCTTCTTGACGGCGCTTGCCGCATCGACCGCCTCTGCCGGAGAGCCGCGGAGGAAGGAGCGACCGCCGTCGCCCTGACCGATCACGGCGTAATGTACGGCGCGATGGAGTTTTACTACACCGCGAGAGAAATGGGGCTTACTCCTATTCTCGGGTGTGAGGCCTACCTCGCGCCGCGCGGGCGCCTCGACCGCAGCGCCAGAGAAGAGGCGCACGTTACGCTGCTGGCCGCCGATCTGGTCGGCTACCGCAATCTGGTCGCGCTCGTATCCAAAGGCTTCCTCGAGGGCTACTACTACAAGCCGCGCATCGACCTCGACTTGCTCGCACAGCACAACGACGGCTTGATCGTTCTTTCCGGCTGCATGTCGGGGCTCGTCGCCGCTCCGATGCTGCGCGGCGACGAGGCGACGGCGCGACAGAACGCCAAGACGTACCGCGAAATTTTCGGCGACCGGTTCTACATCGAAGTGATGCGCCACGGGATGCCCGAGCAGGACGCGATCAACGAAGGCCTCGTCCGCCTGGCGCGCGAGCTCGAGATTCCAATCGTCGCGACCAATGATTCGCACTACCTCGAACAAAAAGACGCGGCGGCGCACGACGTGCTGCTGTGCATCGGCACGGGCAAGACCGTCTCCGATACGAACCGGATGAGGTTCTACTCCGACCAGTTCTATCTCAAGAGCGGCGCCGAGATGTACGAGCTGTGGAGCGACTATCCGGAGGCCTGCGAGAATACGGCGCGCATCGCCGATCGGGTCGACATCCGTATTCCCGAAAAGATCTTCCACCTGCCGCAGTATCCCGTACCGGGCGAAGCGGACGACGCGGCGCGAAGCGATGCGGAATACCTGCGCGAGCTTTGCGAGCTCGGGCTGTGCGAACGGTACGGCGACGACCGCGTCTCCAGCGACCCGAGCCTGCGTACCCGCCTGGACTACGAGCTCGACGTGATCACGAAGATGGGCTTCTCTTCGTACTTCTTGATCGTCTGGGATTTCATCAAATACGCACGCGACTGCGGGATTCCGGTGGGGCCGGGGCGCGGCTCGGCGGTCGGCTCGCTCGTCGCGTACTGCCTAAAGATTACCGACCTCGATCCGCTGCGCTTCAATCTGCTCTTCGAGCGCTTTCTCAACCCCGAGCGAATCTCGATGCCGGATATCGACACGGATTTCTGCGTCGAGCGGCGCGATGAAGTGATCGCGTACGTTACCGAAAAATACGGCAAGGATCGCGTCGCGCAGATCGTGACCTTCGGCACGATGGCCGCGCGGGCGGCCGTGCGAGACGCGGGCCGGGCGCTCGCCGTGCCGCTGCCCGACGTCGACCGCATCGCGAAGCTGATTCCGGCCGGCCCCGGCGGCTTGACGATCTCCAAGGCGATCGAGCAGATCCCCGAGCTGCGCTCGATCTACGCGATGCAGCCGCAGATACGCAAGCTGCTCGACACGGCCAAAGAGATCGAAGGGCTGGCGCGCAACGCGGGGACGCACGCCGCCGGCGTCGTCATTTCGGCCGGTCCGCTCACGGAGTACACGCCGCTCGTGCGCTTCGGCGACGGCGGCGTCAACACGCAGTACGACATGAACTGGATCGAGCGCATCGGCCTGCTGAAAATGGATTTTCTCGGCCTTCGCAACCTTACCGTCATGGAGAACGCGGTGCGCGAGATCCGGCGCACGATCGATGCCGAGTTCGACCTCGCAACGATCCCGCTCGACGACGCCAAGACCTTCGAAATGCTCGGGCGCGGCGAGACGATGGGCGTCTTTCAGCTCGAGTCGGAGGGGATGAAGCGAGTCTGCGCCGAGCTTCAGCCATCACGCTTCGAGGACATCGTCGCGCTCGTCGCGCTCTACCGTCCCGGCCCGATGGACTGGATTCCCCAGTACATCGCCAACAAACACGGCCGGTCGAAGCCGCACTACCTGCATCCCAAGCTCGAGCCGATACTGGCCGAGACCTACGGCACCGCCGTCTACCAGGAGCAGGCGATGCAGCTGGCGCGCGAGATCGCCGGCTTCACGATGAGCGAAGCCGACGAACTCCGTAAGGTCATCGGGAAAAAGCAAAAGGAGAAGATCCCGCTCTATCAAGAGAAGTTCGTAACCGGCGCGATGCGAACCTCGGGAATCGATCGCGCGCTCGCGGAGAAAATCTTCCATTTCGTCGAGCCCTTCGCGGGCTACGGCTTCAACAAGTCGCACGCCGCCGCGTATGCCTGGATCGCTTTGCAGACCGCCTATCTGAAGGCCAATCACCCGCTGCAGTATCTCGCGGCGCTGATGACCTCGGTGAAGGACAAGACCGACAAGCTCGTCGAGTACATCGACGAAGCGAAGAAGATCGGCATCGAGGTGCTGCCGCCGGATGTCAACGAATCGCTGGTCGACTTTGCCGTCGTCGGTGCTTCGATACGCTTTGGTTTGGCCGCGATCAAAGGCGTCGGCGAGGCGGCGGTGCGGGCGATCATCGAGGCCCGGGATCGGGACGGCCGGTTCGGCGATCTCTTCGACCTTGCGTCGCGCGTCGATGCCAGGCACGTCAACCGACGCGTTTTGGAGGCGCTGATCAAGTGCGGTGCCCTCGACTCCACGAGCGGAAACCGCGCGCAGAAACTGGCGGCGCTCGACACGGCTCTCGAGCTCGCCGCGCGGACGACACGCGACGCAGAACTTGGACAAGCCTCGCTCTTCGGAAGCGGCGCCGCCGATGGGCCCGTCCTCGCGCCGAAACTCCCCAGCGTCGTCGCGCCGACGACCCGCGAGATGCTGACGTGGGAGCGCGAAACGCTCGGCATCTTCGTCTCGGGCCACCCGCTCGCCGAGATCGAGCCGGCATTGCGACGCGGCGGCGCGGTCCCGATGAAAGAGCTTCCCGATCTGCAAGACGACGCGCCGGTTACGATCGCGGGTGCGGTTACGTCGGTCCGCCGGACGCTGACGAAGTCGGGACAGCAGCTTTTGCTGGCACAGCTCGCCGATACGACGGGGTTCTGCGACGTGGTGCTCTTTTCGAAGATGTACGCAAGCTACGCGCAGCTGTTCGAAGATGACGCCGTCCTGATCGTGAAAGGCCGGCTGCGATTTCGCGAGCGCCCGGGGGGCGCACCGGGAGACGAACCGCGCGTCGAGCTCTCGGTGGCTGCCAACGAAGTCTCGAACTTTGTTCCACCGCCCGTTGCGCTGGTCAGGCCAGGCTCCCGCGGCTGGCACGTCGACGTAACGGACCGCGAGCAGATCGACCGGCTCGCGCTCCTGATCGACGAGTGGCCGGGAGAGGTTCCCGTCGTCCTGCACGTTGCGGGCCGTTCGCAGCGCGTTGCCCGCGCGATCGCCGGCGATGCGCGCGTGCGCGGCGAGCTCGAACGTATCTTCGCACCGCACGGAGTGCGCGAAGGCACGCTGGACGCGTACGGATGA
- the hisD gene encoding histidinol dehydrogenase, translating to MRVIAAGDPSSLTGVVFTGWSAPEAVRTEVAGILAAVEARGDAAVIEYARRFDDAPFDTSLRVAIPMLDNLRPHVPREIAAALDLERERLTRFHQRQRLPDISYVEEDGSRYAVARRPLRSVAVYAARSGALSSILMGAVPAKIAGVARIAVLSPPGADGFDAALLFACALCGVDELYAVGGAQAIAAAAFGTHSLRAVDKIVGRGGTWTTEAKRQIYGRCGIDGLSGPPEALIVADEGASSEYVVGELLAAAERPGVARAVVISESRSLLEAVAQLIDTLDLESLERSEAVRKVIATNARLVAVGSRDELFNLINRFAPAYLCLQVRDAWSYLERITTAGTILIGDSTPLVSGEYLAGTNAIAPAGGTARFASCLSLADFTRSFSAVENSAERLAADAGVLAALAERDGFLHHAQTARMRQDR from the coding sequence ATGAGGGTCATCGCCGCCGGCGATCCGAGTTCGTTGACCGGCGTCGTCTTCACCGGCTGGAGCGCGCCCGAAGCGGTGCGCACCGAAGTCGCCGGTATTCTCGCTGCGGTCGAGGCGCGCGGCGACGCAGCCGTGATCGAGTACGCGCGCCGCTTCGACGACGCGCCGTTCGACACGTCGCTGCGCGTCGCGATTCCGATGCTCGACAACCTGCGGCCGCACGTACCGCGCGAGATCGCCGCGGCCCTCGATTTGGAACGGGAACGCCTGACGCGCTTTCATCAGCGTCAGCGCCTGCCCGATATCTCCTACGTCGAAGAAGACGGATCGCGCTATGCCGTAGCGCGCCGTCCTTTGAGATCCGTCGCGGTATACGCGGCGCGCTCGGGGGCATTGAGCTCGATCCTCATGGGTGCGGTGCCGGCGAAGATAGCGGGGGTGGCGCGGATCGCGGTCTTGTCGCCGCCCGGCGCAGACGGCTTCGATGCCGCACTGCTCTTTGCGTGCGCTCTCTGCGGCGTCGACGAGCTCTACGCCGTCGGCGGCGCGCAGGCGATCGCCGCGGCCGCGTTCGGCACGCACTCGCTGCGCGCGGTCGATAAGATCGTTGGCCGCGGCGGTACGTGGACGACCGAGGCGAAGCGCCAGATCTACGGGCGTTGCGGCATCGACGGCTTATCCGGTCCGCCGGAAGCCCTGATCGTCGCCGACGAGGGAGCGAGCAGCGAATACGTCGTCGGAGAGCTGCTGGCAGCCGCGGAACGGCCCGGCGTCGCGCGAGCGGTCGTGATCTCGGAGTCGCGCTCGCTGCTCGAGGCCGTCGCTCAACTGATCGACACGCTCGACCTGGAATCCCTGGAGCGCAGCGAGGCCGTTCGCAAGGTAATCGCGACCAACGCCCGGCTCGTTGCCGTCGGGTCGCGAGACGAGCTTTTCAACCTGATCAACCGGTTTGCGCCGGCGTATCTCTGCCTGCAGGTGCGCGACGCGTGGTCGTACCTCGAACGGATTACGACGGCGGGCACGATTCTGATCGGTGACTCGACGCCGTTGGTCAGCGGGGAGTACCTGGCGGGGACCAACGCTATCGCCCCGGCCGGGGGAACCGCCCGTTTCGCTTCTTGCCTCTCGCTGGCGGACTTCACCCGCAGCTTCAGCGCGGTTGAAAACAGCGCCGAGCGGCTCGCCGCGGATGCCGGCGTTTTGGCTGCACTCGCCGAGCGCGACGGTTTCCTGCACCACGCCCAAACCGCACGAATGCGCCAAGACCGATGA
- a CDS encoding Cof-type HAD-IIB family hydrolase — protein sequence MIRLVAFDVDGTLVGRNLSISSAVRAAIERMKAAGVSGCLVTGRMYRATLPFARELGFNAPIICYQGAAIIDPESDAVLDHRALENDVVRELASLAERDRMHLQLYRNDEYYCESRNRFSELYASLAQSESIVVPSLREAFADSPATKGVVVADAPEAAAYAVKLRDTLGGRAYVTRSLPEFVEILDPQVDKGAALRFVAERLGVPLEQTAAIGDSWNDAPLLRVAGLGIAMGSSPPELRETADAIVADLEHDGVAEAIERFVLA from the coding sequence ATGATTCGGCTGGTGGCCTTCGACGTTGACGGAACGCTCGTCGGCCGAAACCTTTCGATCTCGAGCGCCGTCCGGGCAGCGATCGAACGAATGAAGGCTGCCGGCGTCTCGGGGTGTCTGGTGACCGGCCGGATGTACCGTGCAACGCTGCCCTTCGCGCGCGAGCTTGGCTTCAATGCGCCGATAATCTGCTATCAAGGCGCGGCGATCATCGACCCGGAGAGCGACGCGGTGCTGGATCATCGAGCCCTGGAAAACGACGTCGTGCGCGAGCTTGCATCGCTGGCCGAGCGGGACCGCATGCACTTGCAGCTCTATCGGAACGACGAGTATTACTGCGAGTCGCGCAATCGCTTTTCGGAACTCTACGCGTCGCTGGCCCAGAGCGAATCCATCGTCGTACCTTCCCTGCGCGAGGCGTTTGCCGATAGTCCCGCGACGAAGGGAGTCGTCGTGGCCGACGCGCCGGAGGCCGCGGCCTACGCCGTAAAGCTGCGCGACACGCTCGGAGGACGCGCGTACGTGACGCGCAGTTTACCGGAGTTCGTCGAGATACTCGATCCGCAGGTCGACAAAGGGGCTGCGCTGCGTTTCGTTGCCGAGCGCCTTGGCGTACCGCTCGAGCAGACCGCAGCGATCGGCGACTCCTGGAACGACGCGCCGCTGTTGCGCGTTGCCGGGCTCGGGATTGCGATGGGCTCGTCGCCGCCGGAGCTGCGCGAAACCGCCGACGCCATCGTCGCCGATCTCGAACACGACGGAGTGGCCGAGGCGATCGAACGGTTCGTGCTCGCGTGA
- a CDS encoding FtsQ-type POTRA domain-containing protein — protein sequence MSYARTRRTKRSPASRVRPFWILFTLAGIVVAGALGFFATWPGFDLAHVAVSGNRKVTTSEILQAARISPNRSIWLENTGAIAARIGRIPYVESVSIHRLPPATLKIVVRERVPVAVLQVDDDTAVVDRSLRVLEEPASTQTLPVLSLGTTLTLTPGEFVTSKDALELRDAYETLSGKGTKVTALSLDRYGDLAAELPGGMRLLLGAPENLEKKIALAGAIISQTGGTQRKISALDLRAPNTPVIVYR from the coding sequence GTGAGCTACGCGAGGACGCGCCGGACAAAACGCTCGCCGGCGTCGCGAGTGCGCCCGTTTTGGATCCTTTTTACCCTCGCGGGGATTGTGGTCGCCGGCGCCCTCGGGTTCTTCGCAACCTGGCCCGGCTTCGATCTCGCGCACGTCGCCGTGTCGGGAAACCGCAAGGTAACGACCAGCGAGATTCTGCAAGCCGCACGGATCTCGCCCAACCGGAGCATCTGGCTCGAGAACACCGGGGCCATCGCCGCGCGCATCGGGCGAATTCCGTACGTTGAGTCGGTGTCGATCCACCGGCTCCCGCCGGCCACGCTCAAGATCGTCGTGCGCGAGCGCGTGCCGGTCGCCGTACTGCAAGTGGACGACGATACCGCGGTCGTCGACCGCTCGCTTCGCGTGTTAGAAGAACCGGCCAGCACGCAAACCCTTCCGGTTTTGTCGCTTGGCACAACGCTTACGTTGACACCCGGCGAGTTCGTTACATCGAAGGACGCGCTGGAGCTGCGAGACGCCTACGAAACCTTATCGGGCAAAGGCACGAAGGTGACGGCGCTCTCGCTGGATCGTTACGGGGACTTGGCGGCGGAGCTTCCGGGGGGCATGCGCCTGTTGCTGGGCGCGCCCGAAAATCTAGAGAAAAAGATTGCGCTTGCCGGCGCGATCATCTCGCAAACCGGCGGCACGCAGCGAAAAATCTCGGCGCTCGACCTTCGCGCGCCGAACACGCCGGTGATCGTCTATCGCTAG
- the ftsA gene encoding cell division protein FtsA — MKHETLCGLDIGTTKTCMVVATAGPTGLEIVGFGEAPTLGMRKGVVVDLDETIKSIEAATERAERMAGVHFNETLVGITGEHIRSTNNRAVVAVSSEDREVTSGDVRRVIDASKIINLPSDRQIIHALPRYFTVDGQEGVSDPIGMSGGRLEVDTHIVTGSTSFITNVLKCVERAGLETSGVVFEPLASSAATLLAEEKQVGVVMLDIGGGTTDIAVYSLGSAIYTATIPVGGNILTSDISLGLKTTLSEAEDVKKRHGASERGEPFSVRTLDGRAKREHSTAELRQIVVPRVLETLRMARQKIVENVPRDLVLGEVVLTGGGALLPGIEPIAEEVFNLPIRVGTANSIGGLTDAMASPQYATALGLVVFGANGHGEDAVHGRRRNGIGGRIQRWLADLWT; from the coding sequence ATGAAGCACGAGACCCTTTGCGGGCTCGATATCGGTACGACCAAGACCTGTATGGTCGTCGCGACGGCCGGCCCGACGGGCCTCGAAATCGTCGGCTTCGGTGAGGCTCCGACCCTGGGAATGCGCAAAGGGGTCGTCGTCGATTTGGACGAGACAATCAAGTCGATCGAGGCCGCGACGGAGAGGGCCGAACGGATGGCCGGGGTGCACTTCAACGAAACGCTCGTCGGCATCACCGGCGAGCACATTCGCAGCACGAATAACCGTGCCGTCGTCGCGGTCTCCAGCGAGGATCGCGAGGTAACCTCGGGGGACGTGCGGCGCGTCATCGACGCGAGCAAGATCATCAATCTTCCCAGCGACCGGCAGATCATCCACGCGCTGCCCCGGTATTTTACCGTGGACGGCCAGGAGGGCGTCAGCGACCCGATCGGGATGTCCGGCGGGCGCCTCGAGGTAGACACGCACATCGTAACCGGCAGCACCAGCTTCATCACCAACGTGCTGAAGTGCGTCGAGCGAGCCGGGCTTGAAACCAGCGGCGTCGTTTTCGAGCCCCTGGCGAGTTCGGCGGCGACGCTGCTCGCCGAAGAGAAGCAGGTTGGAGTCGTCATGCTCGACATCGGCGGCGGCACGACCGACATCGCCGTCTATTCGCTGGGCAGCGCGATTTATACGGCGACGATTCCGGTCGGCGGAAACATCCTGACCAGCGATATCTCCTTGGGCTTGAAGACGACGCTGTCGGAGGCCGAAGACGTGAAGAAACGCCATGGCGCCAGCGAGCGAGGCGAGCCCTTCTCCGTGCGCACCCTGGACGGTCGGGCTAAAAGAGAGCACTCGACCGCCGAGCTGCGCCAGATCGTCGTGCCGCGAGTTTTGGAGACGCTGCGCATGGCCCGCCAGAAGATCGTCGAAAACGTGCCGCGCGACCTCGTGCTCGGAGAGGTCGTGCTGACGGGCGGCGGCGCGTTGCTGCCCGGCATCGAACCGATCGCCGAGGAAGTCTTCAATCTGCCGATTCGGGTGGGAACGGCGAACTCGATCGGCGGATTGACCGATGCGATGGCCTCGCCGCAGTATGCGACGGCCCTCGGACTCGTCGTCTTCGGCGCAAATGGCCACGGCGAAGATGCGGTCCACGGAAGGCGGCGTAACGGCATCGGAGGGCGAATCCAGCGCTGGCTCGCAGATCTATGGACCTAG
- the ftsZ gene encoding cell division protein FtsZ codes for MTDVRRSVQEPVHAATIKVIGIGGGGCNAVNRMVAAGLAGVDFFAVNSDVQALRGALTENRVHIGGSQTRGLGAGANPTLGREAAETSREDLAMILDGADLVFLTAGMGGGTGTGAAPVIAEIARESGALTIAVVTKPFAFEGKKRMQVAENGIAELESKVDTLITIPNERILQIIEKKTPLNEAFSFADDVLRQGIAGISDLITQPGLINLDFADVKAIMSDAGSAMMGIGEGSGEHRAADAAQKAIASPLLETTVEGAQGVIFNITGGPDMAMYEVNEAAEMISRAVDPDAAIIFGASVDPAMTGRVRVTVLAAGFGARRGYRGAQSGYAFEPNKLEAVSPVTMDDIDVPAFLRYRG; via the coding sequence ATGACCGACGTACGACGTTCCGTTCAAGAGCCGGTGCATGCAGCGACGATCAAGGTGATCGGAATCGGCGGCGGCGGTTGCAATGCCGTCAACCGCATGGTGGCGGCCGGCCTGGCCGGCGTCGACTTTTTTGCGGTGAACTCCGACGTGCAGGCGCTGCGCGGCGCGCTGACCGAGAACCGCGTTCACATCGGCGGAAGCCAGACGCGAGGCCTTGGTGCGGGAGCGAATCCCACGCTCGGGCGCGAGGCGGCGGAGACTTCGCGCGAAGACCTAGCGATGATCCTCGACGGTGCCGATCTCGTCTTTCTGACGGCCGGCATGGGCGGCGGCACCGGTACCGGCGCGGCGCCCGTGATCGCCGAGATCGCGCGCGAGTCCGGCGCGTTGACGATCGCCGTGGTTACGAAGCCCTTCGCTTTCGAAGGGAAGAAGCGCATGCAGGTCGCCGAGAACGGCATCGCCGAGCTGGAGAGCAAGGTCGACACGCTGATCACGATTCCTAACGAGCGCATCCTGCAAATCATCGAGAAGAAGACGCCGCTGAACGAGGCGTTTTCGTTCGCCGACGACGTCTTGCGCCAGGGCATTGCCGGGATCAGCGACCTGATCACGCAGCCCGGTTTGATCAATCTCGATTTCGCCGATGTGAAGGCGATCATGAGCGACGCCGGCTCCGCGATGATGGGCATCGGCGAAGGCAGCGGCGAGCATCGTGCCGCCGACGCCGCCCAAAAAGCGATTGCATCGCCGTTGCTCGAGACGACCGTCGAGGGCGCGCAGGGCGTCATCTTCAACATCACGGGCGGTCCCGACATGGCGATGTACGAGGTCAACGAGGCCGCGGAAATGATCAGCCGCGCCGTCGACCCCGACGCCGCGATCATCTTCGGTGCATCGGTCGATCCGGCGATGACTGGGCGCGTTCGCGTCACCGTACTGGCCGCGGGATTCGGCGCTCGGCGCGGCTACCGCGGCGCCCAGAGCGGCTACGCCTTCGAGCCGAATAAACTGGAGGCGGTCTCGCCGGTAACGATGGACGACATCGACGTCCCGGCGTTCCTGCGCTATCGCGGCTAG
- a CDS encoding FAD-dependent thymidylate synthase: MLDSVSPVGVRLTTLEVTFPRFVLAEFNTHRSFCLDAETKLYFDLPSKRKGKTRRFAMTIAELFEKWHHGATPRANRGKVKSASKIDPDRAYTAEELAHLAGYAGYSGIDLLTRRVGIPRILRHGERYRVRGADFIAWHKAAGLNRQPLRWRVAAMKLRSCNEESGEIYHTSIRDVVFSGHKPVFRVTLTNGQKILSTMDHQFLTRSGWQRLEDAVGLRLSPGNVASWKNTPEFAVNGIAAYRDAQWLAGLRDAGLSAVQIAAYAGVTLDQIKYQFRKHGLRSTNPEAVWHLSHVEEPWNKGRRYSNLTTRGRPSKARVRRGSESHLWRGGITPQRKLIGAWTVQHAFSTHRANGFKCVLCSSTRELHAHYVDPVAHNAERAVDPTNLTSLCKACHRDLHRRNLELLLLDHVQKGESFASFWDTVGGLSLRKPWAARPKWAMVRHFVALACVEYVGVRATYDLEVEGPYHNFIADGFVVHNSRNSASSRAVPTAKLIERVESEPAVPLEWGRNKAGMSASEVLRGDEAEQARRVWLSARDAAVVHARALLDLHVHKQELNRLLEPFLWHTVIVTATEWENFFELRCAPNAQPEIRAAALAMRAAIAASTPTLLEYEAWHTPLLQHDEYELDIETRLRISAARCARVSYLTHEGRREIEKDLDLYERLKVDRHLSPFEHVATPAPDDAFYANFRGWVQMRREIEAEVPSPAGPG; encoded by the coding sequence TTGCTGGACTCCGTCAGCCCGGTCGGCGTCCGGCTGACGACGCTCGAGGTAACGTTCCCGCGCTTCGTTCTCGCCGAGTTTAATACGCACCGTAGCTTTTGCCTCGACGCGGAGACGAAGCTCTACTTCGACTTACCTTCGAAGCGGAAGGGCAAGACGCGGCGGTTCGCGATGACGATCGCGGAGCTTTTTGAGAAGTGGCACCACGGTGCCACGCCGCGAGCAAATCGTGGAAAAGTAAAAAGCGCCTCGAAAATCGATCCGGATCGCGCCTATACGGCCGAAGAGTTAGCGCACCTCGCTGGATACGCCGGCTACTCGGGGATCGATCTGCTGACCCGCCGCGTGGGAATACCGCGAATCCTCCGCCACGGAGAGCGATATCGCGTACGCGGGGCCGACTTCATCGCCTGGCATAAGGCCGCTGGCCTCAATCGTCAACCGCTGCGGTGGCGCGTTGCCGCGATGAAGCTGCGTTCCTGCAACGAGGAGAGTGGTGAGATCTATCATACGTCGATTCGCGACGTCGTATTCTCCGGCCACAAGCCGGTCTTCCGAGTTACACTGACAAACGGCCAGAAGATCCTTTCGACCATGGACCACCAATTTCTGACCCGCTCGGGCTGGCAGCGCTTGGAAGATGCCGTCGGGCTGCGGTTGAGTCCAGGCAACGTAGCGAGTTGGAAAAATACTCCTGAGTTTGCAGTGAATGGGATTGCCGCATACAGGGATGCGCAATGGCTGGCCGGCCTTCGCGACGCAGGATTGTCGGCGGTGCAGATCGCGGCATACGCGGGCGTTACGCTGGATCAGATCAAGTACCAGTTTCGCAAGCATGGGTTACGGAGCACGAATCCAGAGGCAGTATGGCATCTGTCGCACGTCGAGGAGCCCTGGAATAAGGGCCGGCGTTACTCGAACCTTACGACGCGTGGCCGTCCCAGCAAGGCGCGCGTCCGGAGAGGGTCCGAGTCCCATCTTTGGCGTGGGGGCATCACACCACAGCGCAAGTTGATTGGTGCGTGGACGGTCCAGCACGCCTTCTCTACGCACCGTGCCAATGGCTTCAAATGCGTTTTGTGCTCTTCTACCCGAGAGCTGCACGCGCATTACGTCGATCCTGTAGCGCATAATGCAGAGCGCGCAGTCGACCCCACGAACCTGACGAGCCTCTGCAAGGCGTGCCACCGAGACTTGCATCGCCGGAACCTCGAGCTGTTATTGCTGGATCACGTTCAGAAAGGTGAATCGTTCGCATCGTTTTGGGACACCGTGGGCGGCCTTTCTCTACGAAAGCCCTGGGCTGCGCGGCCAAAATGGGCGATGGTCAGGCACTTCGTTGCGCTGGCTTGCGTTGAATACGTCGGCGTGCGCGCCACGTACGACCTCGAAGTCGAAGGGCCGTATCACAACTTCATTGCAGACGGATTTGTCGTTCATAATTCACGAAATTCGGCGAGTTCTCGTGCCGTGCCGACGGCAAAATTGATCGAACGCGTTGAGAGCGAGCCGGCCGTCCCGCTCGAATGGGGACGCAACAAAGCCGGGATGTCCGCCAGTGAGGTGCTCCGGGGCGACGAAGCAGAGCAGGCGCGGCGCGTTTGGCTTTCGGCTCGAGATGCCGCGGTAGTACATGCCCGCGCACTGCTCGACTTGCACGTGCACAAGCAGGAGCTGAATCGGCTGCTCGAGCCGTTCTTGTGGCACACGGTGATCGTTACGGCCACGGAATGGGAAAACTTCTTCGAACTACGTTGTGCGCCCAACGCTCAGCCGGAGATCCGTGCGGCGGCGCTGGCGATGCGCGCGGCGATCGCAGCCAGCACGCCGACGCTGCTCGAATATGAGGCTTGGCACACGCCCTTGCTTCAACACGACGAGTACGAGCTCGATATTGAAACGCGATTGCGGATCTCCGCCGCTCGATGTGCGCGCGTCTCGTATCTTACGCACGAAGGCAGGCGTGAGATCGAAAAGGACCTTGACCTCTACGAGCGACTCAAGGTAGACCGGCACTTGAGTCCGTTCGAGCACGTCGCGACGCCCGCGCCCGATGACGCCTTCTATGCAAACTTTCGCGGCTGGGTTCAGATGCGCCGGGAGATCGAAGCAGAGGTCCCCTCTCCGGCTGGACCCGGCTGA